A genomic segment from Brienomyrus brachyistius isolate T26 chromosome 9, BBRACH_0.4, whole genome shotgun sequence encodes:
- the LOC125749042 gene encoding zinc finger protein ZFAT-like: MDASNSGGVSIFMCKVCNLFSPSKAKLLTHVSEKHSLDGLDSDDIIVPLRPLAASQAEKSGEFPVKRKRGRPKGSTKKVCSDVVQDNPSGQKACPEVQTQIAEEQENEVTGSLDCKKCNRKFCNKRQITKHICIIGLKEEGDEEDGSVNDPAVKLPADGREEERERLPKRTRTGRPEKICSVKDLELGGATKNPIISVVLTAHEAIPGATKIVPIEASPAEPAPTTEPEGSGEAAGQKRGYQEYAIQQAAYEVPLKSNRLGQTQLKIFTCEYCNKVFKFKHSLQAHLRIHTNEKPFKCLQCDYASAIKANLSVHMRKHTGEKFSCEYCSFNCLSKGHLKVHVERVHKKVKQHCRFCKKKYSDVKNLLKHIRESHDMEDKNVKDSYEEFSLQTREGKRQLLYDCQICDRKFKNELDRDRHMMVHGTERPFGCELCDHGSTKYQALQVHIRKHPFVYVCSLCLQKFVSSVRLKAHLRDAHPDAEEAVAFAESINRSFCLLEPGSDIQRETLKQEELQITEELSLLNTQQHMLVSELGSSGEVTPAPSGEAISMESHILMQNTGFVEVMESFPQEVCTTLVCDSQETKEHAMDEGTSEAASEKVSHEDDRRENGVSYTEADSSVPSLGKSSNIQHPDVEKDKAAASDPQVNVELVQVMESTPQTHVSNGEVDVSSAPQEERTAFRQIIDGMQKRQLNMEVFERIRKVYGDLECEYCGKLFWYQVHYNMHVRTHTREHLHYCSQCSYSSITKNCLKRHVIQRHSNVSLRCPTEGCQYCTPDKYKLQAHLKIHADTDKKSYVCPVCEQSFSEDRLIKAHIKTFHPDVPMSTISEVLGRRVQLKGLIGKRASKCPYCDCYFMRNGTDLQQHIWAHEGIKPYKCSLCEYATRSKSNLKAHMNRHSTEKTHLCDMCGKKFKSKCTLKSHKLMHTADGRQFKCTECDYTAVQQPQLLRHMEQHASFKPFRCAHCHYSCNMSGSLKRHYNKKHPDEQYCNVEPETPAADVVIQQGGVNCPVCNYVYGTKWEMNRHLKNKHGLKLVENDAIGVNQWEVGETLKETPTQYLHITETEDLQGTEAAVSALQDLRYNTENAVVSTTSGESLDPTAVNILQQIIELGSENPDSTVASVVAMAPGTVTVVEQVAEEEQQTNHTVMIQDALQQASVGLGDEHHLVVSSDDMEGIETVTVYTQGEDASQFIVYVQEAVRAEEQTVEAV; the protein is encoded by the exons ATGGACGCCTCAAATTCAG GTGGAGTTTCAATCTTTATGTGCAAAGTCTGCAACTTATTCTCTCCTAGCAAAGCAAAGTTGCTCACTCATGTGTCTGAGAAACACAGCCTGGATGGGCTCGACTCTGACGACATCATTGTCCCACTCAGGCCTTTAGCCGCGAGTCAGGCAGAGAAGAGTGGAG agTTCCCTGTTAAGAGGAAACGAGGCAGGCCAAAGGGGTCAACAAAGAAGGTCTGTTCAGATGTCGTGCAAGACAACCCTTCCGGTCAAAAAGCATGCCCTGAGGTCCAAACACAGATTGCGGAAGAGCAGGAGAATGAAGTCACTGGTTCCCTGGACTGCAAGAAGTGTAATCGTAAATTCTGCAACAAGCGGCAGATTACGAAACACATCTGCATCATAGGACTTAAAGAAGAGGGTGATGAAGAGGATGGCAGTG TCAATGACCCTGCGGTCAAGTTGCCAGCAGACGGGAgggaagaagagagagagaggcttcCAAAGAGAACACGGACCGGTCGCCCGGAGAAAATCTGCAGTGTTAAAGACCTAGAGCTAGGGGGCGCCACCAAAAACCCAATCATCAGTGTTGTTCTTACGGCCCATGAGGCAATTCCAG GTGCCACCAAGATTGTTCCCATTGAAGCCTCACCAGCAGAGCCTGCCCCTACCACAGAGCCGGAAGGTAGCGGCGAGGCAGCAGGACAGAAGAGAGGCTACCAGGAATACGCAATACAGCAAGCGGCTTATGAAGTACCACTGAAGTCAAACAG GCTTGGACAGACCCAGTTGAAGATCTTTACCTGTGAGTACTGCAACAAGGTTTTCAAGTTCAAGCACTCTCTGCAAGCCCACCTGAGAATCCACACCAATGAGAAGCCATTCAAGTGCCTACAATGTGACTATGCCAGTGCTATTAAGGCCAACCTCAGTGTCCACATGCGGAAACACACTGGGGAAAAGTTCAGTTGTGAGTACTGCTCCTTTAACTGCCTTAGCAAGGGCCACCTGAAGGTCCACGTGGAAAGAGTACATAAGAAGGTGAAGCAGCACTGTCGCTTCTGTAAGAAGAAGTATTCCGACGTCAAAAACCTGCTCAAACATATCCGTGAAAGCCACGATATGGAGGACAAGAATGTGAAGGACTCTTATGAGGAGTTTAGTCTCCAGACTCGGGAAGGCAAAAGGCAGCTACTCTATGACTGCCAGATATGCGATCGTAAGTTCAAGAACGAGCTGGACAGAGACCGTCACATGATGGTGCATGGGACCGAGAGGCCGTTCGGCTGTGAGCTCTGTGATCATGGCTCTACTAAGTACCAAGCCCTGCAAGTGCATATCCGCAAACACCCGTTTGTCTACGTGTGCTCGTTGTGCCTGCAGAAGTTCGTCAGCTCCGTCCGCCTGAAGGCGCACCTCCGAGATGCTCACCCTGACGCGGAGGAGGCCGTGGCCTTTGCCGAATCCATTAACCGcagcttctgcctgctggagccTGGTAGCGATATTCAGAGAGAGACACTGAAGCAGGAGGAGCTGCAGATCACAGAGGAGCTCTCTCTTCTCAACACGCAGCAGCACATGCTGGTTTCTGAGCTGGGCTCTTCTGGGGAGGTGACACCTGCCCCAAGTGGTGAAGCAATCAGCATGGAGTCTCACATCTTGATGCAGAATACGGGCTTTGTGGAAGTCATGGAGAGTTTTCCACAGGAAGTGTGTACCACACTGGTCTGTGATAGTCAGGAGACCAAGGAACACGCTATGGATGAGGGGACCTCTGAGGCTGCCTCAGAGAAGGTCTCACACGAGGATGACCGACGTGAAAACGGTGTGAGTTACACCGAGGCAGATTCTTCAGTACCATCCTTAGGGAAATCATCTAACATTCAGCATCCTGATGTTGAAAAAGACAAGGCTGCTGCATCAGATCCTCAGGTGAATGTTGAACTGGTCCAGGTCATGGAGTCCACACCTCAGACACATGTTTCAAATGGGGAGGTGGACGTGAGCTCAGCACCACAAGAGGAAAGAACGGCATTTAGGCAAATTATAGATGGCATGCAGAAACGGCAGCTGAACATGGAGGTCTTCGAGAGGATCAGAAAAGTGTATGGAGACCTCGAGTGTGAATACTGTG GTAAGCTGTTCTGGTACCAGGTGCATTACAACATgcacgtgcgcacacacacccgCGAGCACCTGCACTACTGCTCCCAGTGCAGCTACTCGTCCATCACCAAGAACTGCCTGAAGCGCCATGTCATCCAGAGGCACAGCAACGTGTCGCTACGGTGCCCCACCGAGGGCTGTCAGTACTGCACGCCGGACAAATACAAGCTACAGGCGCATTTGAAGATCCACGCGGACACG GACAAGAAGAGCTACGTGTGTCCTGTGTGTGAACAGTCTTTCTCTGAAGATAGACTCATTAAAGCCCATATCAAAACTTTCCATCCTG ATGTCCCCATGAGCACCATCTCTGAAGTCCTGGGGAGGCGGGTACAGCTGAAGGGGCTGATCGGAAAGAGGGCGTCCAAGTGCCCTTACTGCGACTGTTACTTCATGAGGAATGGCACCGACCTGCAGCAGCACATCTGGGCTCATGAAG GGATAAAGCCATACAAATGTTcactgtgtgaatacgccacgCGCAGCAAAAGTAACCTGAAAGCACACATGAACCGGCACAGCACAGAGAAGACACACCTCTGCGACATGTGCGGCAAGAAGTTCAAGTCCAAGTGCACCCTCAAGAGTCACAAACTGATGCATACGGCGGACG GAAGGCAGTTTAAATGCACTGAGTGTGATTACACGGCTGTCCAGCAACCACAGCTTCTGCGTCACATGGAGCAGCACGCCTCCTTCAAG CCCTTCCGCTGTGCCCATTGTCACTACTCCTGCAACATGTCGGGGTCCTTGAAGAGACACTACAACAAAAAGCACCCCGATGAGCAGTACTGCAACGTGGAACCCGAGACGCCGGCCGCGGACGTGGTGATACAGCAGG GGGGAGTGAACTGCCCAGTGTGTAACTATGTGTATGGTACTAAGTGGGAGATGAACAGGCACCTGAAGAACAAGCACGGTCTCAAGCTAGTGGAGAATGACGCCATCGGTGTAAACCAGTGGGAG GTGGGTGAGACACTGAAGGAGACTCCTACTCAGTACCTCCACATCACAGAGACAGAGGACCTTCAGGGGACAGAAGCTGCTGTATCTGCCCTCCAGGATCTGAGATACAACACAGAGAATG CTGTTGTATCCACCACCTCAGGCGAAAGCCTGGACCCCACAGCAGTCAACATCCTCCAGCAGATCATTGAGCTTGGCTCCGAGAATCCTGACAGTACTGTCGCgtctgttgttgccatggctcCCGGCACAGTTACAGTGGTAGAGCAG GTAGCAGAAGAGGAGCAACAGACTAACCACACAGTAATGATCCAGGATGCCTTACAGCAAGCTTCCGTTGGGCTGGGGGATGAACACCACTTGGTTGTGTCTTCCGATGACATGGAGGGAATCGAGACTGTTACGGT